In Pseudobacter ginsenosidimutans, the following are encoded in one genomic region:
- a CDS encoding DUF4139 domain-containing protein encodes MKQLIVVAVFSLFHFSSALAKPGPGKNAASSTLKSAIVYRTGAELFHTARITLVQGNNEFVIEGLSNQIELNSVRVTSDNSGLAIMSVEFGKQFLEKENTSPEVKRLKDSVEKAERELAVVQSDIVTVKDLQAVLSANRSIAGSQTGVSVAELTKLMDYYRAKATELQKESLQLSDKEIKLLKQIARLQNQVKEEEKKNTVTSGQLAFQAFSPMAGTYTLNISYITPYAGWNPAYDLRVESISKPVSIGFKAKVSQTTGLDWKGIKLVLATSMPNMNATAPELQSWLLSYRSMHDQLSGKVAGVHIRGVNSIVENKSLSEVVVMGYGGARQERETPEPVYVVNGDVVSKEKFSQINKNAIKSINILKGDNAAAIYGSRAAGGATVVTLKEGLQDYVAENDNQLNVTYEIDLPYDVPTNGKEQVVALKDRTTPAIYKYFAAPVKDKDAYLLGCIADWEGLQLLPGEANIIFEGTYVGKTQLNPGSTSDTLNLTLGKDRRVVITREKLKDFSSVKFLGSKKLQTFTYEITVKNNKKEAIQMQVKDLFPIPTDKEIEVELLEFSGAEVDKEKSFLTWNLDIKPGESRKLRMSYSVKYPKDKLLPL; translated from the coding sequence ATGAAGCAGCTAATTGTTGTCGCAGTTTTTTCATTATTCCATTTTTCTTCCGCGTTGGCAAAGCCCGGCCCCGGAAAGAATGCAGCATCCTCCACTTTGAAGTCGGCCATCGTATACAGAACAGGCGCTGAGCTGTTCCATACGGCCAGGATAACGCTGGTGCAGGGCAACAATGAATTTGTGATCGAAGGGCTCAGCAACCAGATAGAGCTCAACAGTGTGCGGGTGACTTCAGATAACAGCGGGCTTGCGATCATGTCTGTTGAATTCGGAAAACAATTCCTGGAGAAAGAAAATACTTCCCCAGAGGTGAAACGATTGAAGGATTCTGTTGAAAAAGCAGAGCGGGAGCTGGCGGTTGTGCAATCGGATATCGTTACTGTCAAAGATCTGCAGGCGGTACTGTCTGCCAACAGATCCATTGCAGGATCACAGACCGGAGTGAGCGTGGCGGAGCTGACAAAGCTGATGGATTACTACCGGGCAAAGGCAACCGAATTACAGAAAGAGTCGCTGCAGCTGTCCGATAAGGAAATCAAACTACTGAAGCAGATCGCGCGACTGCAAAACCAGGTAAAGGAAGAAGAGAAAAAGAATACGGTCACTTCCGGTCAGCTTGCCTTTCAGGCTTTCTCCCCGATGGCCGGAACATACACACTCAATATTTCGTATATCACTCCCTATGCAGGCTGGAACCCGGCCTATGATCTCCGTGTGGAAAGCATCAGCAAGCCGGTGAGTATCGGTTTCAAAGCAAAGGTGAGCCAGACAACGGGCCTCGACTGGAAAGGCATAAAGCTGGTGCTGGCTACTTCCATGCCCAATATGAATGCCACTGCGCCTGAATTACAAAGCTGGTTGCTGAGCTATCGCAGTATGCACGATCAGCTTTCAGGAAAAGTGGCGGGTGTGCATATCCGTGGTGTTAATTCAATAGTCGAGAATAAATCGCTCAGTGAAGTGGTGGTAATGGGATATGGAGGCGCCAGGCAGGAGAGGGAAACTCCTGAGCCGGTATATGTAGTGAACGGAGATGTGGTATCGAAAGAAAAATTCAGCCAGATCAACAAGAATGCTATCAAATCCATCAATATCCTGAAGGGTGATAATGCCGCTGCCATCTATGGCTCCCGCGCAGCAGGTGGTGCAACAGTGGTAACACTCAAGGAGGGATTGCAGGATTATGTGGCGGAGAACGATAATCAGCTCAATGTAACCTATGAGATCGATCTGCCTTATGACGTGCCTACTAACGGAAAGGAACAGGTGGTAGCATTGAAAGACCGTACAACTCCTGCCATCTACAAATATTTTGCAGCGCCGGTGAAAGACAAGGATGCATATTTGCTCGGATGTATTGCTGACTGGGAAGGTCTTCAATTGCTGCCGGGTGAAGCCAATATCATTTTTGAAGGTACTTATGTGGGCAAGACCCAGCTTAATCCCGGTTCTACCAGCGATACGCTGAACCTCACGCTGGGCAAGGACCGCCGCGTGGTGATCACCCGCGAGAAGCTCAAGGATTTCAGCAGCGTGAAATTCCTTGGCAGCAAGAAACTACAAACTTTCACTTATGAGATCACGGTGAAGAACAATAAGAAAGAAGCCATCCAGATGCAGGTGAAAGATCTGTTCCCGATCCCCACAGACAAGGAGATCGAAGTGGAACTGCTCGAATTCAGCGGTGCTGAGGTGGACAAGGAGAAATCCTTCCTCACCTGGAATCTCGATATCAAGCCGGGGGAATCACGCAAACTGCGCATGAGCTACAGCGTTAAATATCCGAAGGATAAATTACTTCCTTTATAA
- a CDS encoding FKBP-type peptidyl-prolyl cis-trans isomerase yields the protein MKRSILFTAICCVALGAVAQTKKPVAAAKPAAKPASKPVAKPIAKTAAKPAGTVVLKNAADSFSYAIGLSLASFYKQQGITDINNALVTKALSDQKAGKAALDDMQVQMCIMNHMSAIKAKSAGPNKKASDAFLAENKKRAGVKTTASGLQYEIIDEGTGPIATTADEVRVHYAGTLIDGKEFDSSIKRGQPITFPVTGVIRGWTEALLMMPQGSKWKLYIPSELAYGDSGAGPDIKPGSALIFEVSLLEVIKK from the coding sequence ATGAAAAGATCGATTCTCTTTACAGCAATCTGCTGTGTGGCCCTCGGAGCTGTTGCGCAAACGAAGAAACCAGTTGCTGCTGCAAAGCCCGCCGCTAAACCTGCATCCAAACCTGTTGCAAAACCTATTGCTAAAACCGCAGCCAAACCTGCCGGAACTGTAGTACTGAAGAACGCTGCCGATTCCTTCAGCTATGCCATCGGCCTCAGCCTCGCCAGCTTCTACAAACAACAAGGCATAACCGATATCAACAATGCACTCGTAACAAAGGCACTGTCAGATCAGAAAGCCGGCAAAGCCGCACTGGACGATATGCAGGTGCAGATGTGCATCATGAATCATATGTCAGCCATCAAAGCAAAATCTGCCGGCCCCAATAAGAAAGCCAGCGATGCTTTCCTGGCTGAGAACAAAAAAAGAGCAGGCGTGAAAACCACAGCCAGCGGTCTGCAATATGAGATCATCGACGAAGGCACCGGCCCCATCGCTACCACTGCCGACGAAGTACGCGTTCATTATGCAGGCACCCTCATCGATGGAAAAGAATTCGACAGCTCCATCAAAAGAGGTCAGCCCATCACTTTCCCCGTTACCGGCGTGATCCGCGGCTGGACTGAAGCTCTCCTGATGATGCCACAGGGCAGCAAATGGAAATTGTACATTCCTTCCGAACTCGCTTATGGCGATAGCGGCGCAGGTCCGGACATCAAACCGGGATCTGCACTGATCTTTGAAGTGAGCCTGCTGGAAGTGATCAAGAAGTAA
- a CDS encoding thioredoxin family protein — protein MRTNILLCILSIAVISDSCQPKIVPASSVSNYVNQIIRDAQGNPDLYGQTTEEGLQQAPFSNWYLPQYNSYTPDSSVLAALRPELRNKTMQIFMATWCGDSKREVPRMLKLLHLCGVPPTAIGIINTGRGDHDYKQSPTHEERGKNIHRVPTFIVYQNGKEINRIVESPVQSLEKDLLSILHREAYVPKYLGAAWMLQWHSHADWQQHEHDSTILAGDLKKLVLNRSELDGLGKVQLSLQEINKALFTLKLNLMLFPEEPLALRSFSKALLRKGDTVAANHYLEKAERYARQ, from the coding sequence ATGAGAACGAATATCTTATTGTGTATACTCAGCATCGCTGTAATTTCAGATTCCTGTCAACCTAAAATAGTTCCTGCCTCATCTGTATCCAACTATGTTAACCAGATCATCCGCGATGCACAAGGAAATCCCGATCTCTATGGACAAACCACGGAAGAAGGCCTGCAACAGGCTCCATTCAGCAACTGGTATTTGCCTCAATACAATTCATATACGCCGGATAGCTCAGTATTGGCAGCACTTCGTCCTGAACTGCGCAACAAAACGATGCAGATCTTCATGGCTACCTGGTGTGGCGACAGCAAGCGGGAAGTGCCGCGCATGCTCAAACTGCTGCATCTTTGCGGCGTTCCGCCCACTGCCATCGGGATCATCAACACAGGCCGCGGCGATCATGATTACAAGCAGAGTCCAACACATGAAGAAAGAGGAAAGAACATTCACCGCGTTCCCACTTTTATCGTTTATCAAAATGGAAAAGAGATCAACCGGATTGTTGAATCTCCCGTGCAGTCTTTGGAAAAAGACCTGCTCAGCATCCTTCATCGCGAAGCCTATGTGCCCAAATACCTGGGCGCCGCCTGGATGCTGCAATGGCATAGTCATGCCGACTGGCAACAACATGAACATGATAGTACCATCCTCGCTGGCGATCTCAAAAAACTGGTTTTGAACCGCAGCGAACTGGATGGACTGGGAAAAGTTCAGTTAAGTTTGCAGGAAATTAACAAAGCACTCTTCACCCTAAAGCTGAATCTTATGCTCTTTCCGGAGGAACCCCTTGCGCTCAGGAGCTTCTCGAAAGCCTTACTGCGTAAGGGCGACACCGTGGCAGCCAATCATTACCTGGAAAAGGCAGAGCGGTATGCCCGGCAATAA
- a CDS encoding acyl-CoA thioesterase: MSAFLKPVEVRWSDLDPNFHLRHSVYYDYGAFARISFLEEHGLTAAVMAANQIGPILFREECVFKREIRLGDTITIDVELLSAREDQSRWSIRHNIWKNGDTLSAVLTVDGAWIDVAKRKLTVPPDNVLHVFNNMPRAAEFSWINK; this comes from the coding sequence ATGAGTGCATTCCTCAAACCGGTGGAAGTCCGTTGGTCGGACCTCGATCCAAATTTTCATCTCCGTCATTCCGTATACTATGATTATGGCGCCTTTGCGCGTATCAGTTTCCTGGAAGAACATGGTCTGACTGCTGCAGTGATGGCAGCCAACCAGATCGGGCCCATTCTCTTCCGTGAAGAATGCGTATTCAAACGTGAGATCAGACTGGGCGATACCATCACCATCGATGTTGAATTGCTGTCGGCCCGTGAAGACCAGAGCCGCTGGAGCATCCGTCATAATATCTGGAAAAACGGAGATACACTCTCAGCGGTGCTCACCGTGGACGGAGCCTGGATCGATGTTGCCAAAAGAAAACTCACCGTACCTCCTGATAATGTGTTGCATGTGTTCAATAATATGCCGAGGGCAGCTGAGTTTTCGTGGATAAATAAATGA
- a CDS encoding DUF4197 domain-containing protein, translated as MKRIFLPLLLLASLGGFAQGGLLKKASGLLNKTSGSGLSNDDIVAGLKEALSLGATNGANKLSAVDGFFANAAIKVLMPPEAQKVESTLRSMGMGKLVDDAILSMNRAAEEAAKSAAPIFLDAVKGMSFQDALGILRGPDTAATSYLKGKTLASLTSAFSPTIDSALEKTGATKHWKTVFETYNKVPLVKKVNTNLSGYVTERALNGLFFQVAQEEQKIRKDPAARVTETLKKVFG; from the coding sequence ATGAAACGCATCTTCTTACCCCTCCTGTTATTAGCTTCCCTTGGCGGTTTTGCACAAGGCGGACTGTTGAAAAAAGCCAGCGGGCTCCTGAATAAAACCAGCGGAAGCGGATTGAGCAATGATGATATCGTTGCCGGTCTGAAAGAAGCGCTGAGCCTTGGTGCTACCAATGGCGCCAATAAGCTTTCTGCAGTGGATGGTTTCTTTGCCAATGCTGCTATTAAAGTACTGATGCCTCCCGAAGCACAGAAAGTGGAATCCACTTTACGCAGTATGGGAATGGGTAAACTGGTGGACGATGCGATCCTCAGCATGAACCGTGCTGCAGAAGAAGCAGCGAAATCCGCTGCGCCTATTTTCCTGGATGCAGTGAAAGGCATGAGCTTCCAGGATGCACTCGGGATCCTCCGCGGTCCGGATACTGCAGCTACCAGCTATCTGAAAGGCAAGACACTCGCTTCACTCACCAGCGCTTTCAGCCCAACCATTGATAGCGCCCTGGAAAAGACCGGCGCCACCAAACACTGGAAAACGGTTTTCGAAACTTACAATAAAGTTCCCCTGGTGAAAAAAGTGAACACCAATCTCTCCGGATATGTTACTGAGCGCGCGCTCAATGGTCTCTTCTTCCAGGTTGCCCAGGAAGAGCAGAAGATCAGGAAAGATCCTGCTGCCCGTGTAACCGAAACATTGAAAAAAGTATTTGGATAA
- a CDS encoding class I SAM-dependent methyltransferase yields the protein MNTEKFHMFRNRLVKVYKHIHKQARRQNITCYRVYDHDLPEFPFCIEIYEDHIYLAEYKRRHSLTEEEHEQWLEDCIVIISEILELPSDNVFIKQRQRKAGRLGQYQRVDTTDAFFDVKEAGLNFKVNLSDYLDTGLFLDHRITRGMVRDAAAGKRVLNLFCYTGSFSVYAAAGNAASVTSVDLSKTYLKWAEDNMQLNNFYDPRKHHFLHADVLQYLDTLEPDSFDLVILDPPTFSNSKRMKDFLDIQADHVSLLNKTLKALSPDGVIYFSTNYRKFELDRERIHTPSVRDITNATTPFDFQGKLFRWCYRLEA from the coding sequence ATGAACACGGAAAAGTTCCACATGTTCCGCAACAGGCTGGTGAAAGTGTACAAGCATATTCACAAACAGGCACGTCGTCAGAACATCACCTGCTACAGGGTGTATGATCACGACCTGCCTGAATTCCCTTTCTGCATAGAGATCTACGAAGATCATATCTATCTCGCGGAATACAAGCGCAGGCATAGCCTCACAGAAGAAGAGCATGAACAATGGCTGGAAGACTGCATCGTGATCATCAGTGAGATCCTGGAACTGCCATCAGACAATGTGTTCATCAAGCAGCGCCAGCGCAAAGCAGGCAGGCTTGGCCAGTACCAACGGGTAGATACAACCGATGCTTTCTTCGATGTGAAAGAAGCAGGGCTCAACTTCAAAGTAAACCTTTCCGATTACCTGGATACCGGCCTCTTCCTGGATCATCGCATCACCCGAGGCATGGTGCGTGATGCCGCCGCCGGCAAAAGAGTACTCAACCTTTTCTGCTATACCGGCTCTTTCTCCGTATACGCCGCTGCCGGCAATGCCGCTTCCGTTACATCCGTTGACCTTTCAAAAACTTATCTCAAATGGGCGGAAGACAATATGCAGCTCAATAATTTCTACGATCCGCGTAAACATCATTTCCTTCATGCAGACGTACTGCAATACCTGGATACACTGGAACCTGATTCCTTCGACCTGGTGATACTTGATCCACCTACCTTCAGCAACAGCAAACGCATGAAGGATTTCCTGGATATCCAGGCCGACCATGTAAGCCTGCTAAACAAAACCCTGAAAGCGCTCTCTCCGGACGGCGTGATCTACTTCAGCACCAACTACAGGAAGTTTGAGCTCGACAGGGAACGTATCCATACGCCATCTGTCCGCGACATCACCAATGCTACCACTCCCTTTGATTTCCAGGGAAAACTGTTCCGCTGGTGTTACCGGCTGGAGGCATAA
- a CDS encoding methyltransferase family protein, protein MYGELMAYWVVFGLTHSLLAAERVKAVVSSFMGAHSRYYRLYYSIFSFLLLGWIIWFQYSHPDRSLFRRPVYVSVAAAILLLPAMIIMSICIRKYFYHLSVIDVLFPGRQSSGKLETGGLNRFVRHPLYSGTLLLVWCLFLLFPTGGNLISAGMITLYTIIGTLFEEKKLRRTFGEAYILYQQQVPMLIPFLKRNKNSTGQGRPL, encoded by the coding sequence ATGTATGGAGAACTGATGGCATATTGGGTGGTATTCGGTCTTACGCACAGCCTGCTGGCGGCAGAACGGGTGAAAGCTGTTGTCAGTTCCTTCATGGGCGCACATTCCAGGTACTACAGATTGTACTATTCCATTTTTTCATTTTTACTGCTGGGCTGGATCATATGGTTCCAGTATTCGCATCCGGACAGGTCATTATTTCGAAGGCCCGTTTACGTTAGTGTTGCAGCAGCAATCCTGCTCCTGCCCGCCATGATCATTATGAGCATCTGCATCCGGAAATATTTCTACCATCTCAGTGTCATTGATGTGCTGTTCCCCGGCAGGCAGTCGTCCGGTAAGCTGGAGACCGGCGGGCTGAACCGCTTTGTACGGCATCCGCTTTATTCCGGTACCCTGCTGCTGGTTTGGTGCCTGTTCCTGCTGTTCCCTACCGGCGGCAATCTGATCAGTGCCGGCATGATCACGTTATATACCATTATCGGAACCCTCTTCGAAGAAAAAAAGCTCCGCCGTACTTTCGGCGAAGCCTATATTTTGTATCAGCAGCAAGTTCCGATGCTGATCCCTTTTTTGAAACGAAACAAAAACAGTACAGGTCAGGGAAGGCCGTTGTAA
- a CDS encoding sensor histidine kinase gives MRNPYTSSIKLAVIFLVFGITWIFASDIISRQLTRNDLELYSMIQHSKGVLFMILAAILIYFGSRRIFTDIEFARDKWLQQRLEEEKEKQNQEMAKAILQAQEAERKKLGEELHDNINQLLGVVKLYVQHAQVNKGMQQELLEKCSEYIKQVIEEIRQLSRSLLPPALHENGLLRSIDQLVAAIAVVNTLHIDLKNDGIKESDLPEQVQLMLYRIIQEQLNNILKHAEADQVKIQLEQKNKTVHLSITDNGKGFDPDTVISGMGLMNIRSRLEQVHGTMLLHAAPDNGCTLAVSFHL, from the coding sequence ATGAGAAACCCGTACACTTCCTCTATTAAACTCGCTGTTATTTTTCTTGTTTTCGGCATCACCTGGATCTTCGCTTCGGACATCATCTCCCGGCAACTGACCCGCAATGACCTGGAGCTGTACAGCATGATACAACATTCAAAAGGAGTACTGTTCATGATCCTGGCCGCCATACTGATCTATTTCGGAAGCAGGAGGATCTTCACGGACATTGAATTTGCAAGGGATAAATGGCTGCAGCAAAGACTGGAAGAAGAAAAAGAAAAACAGAACCAGGAAATGGCCAAAGCCATATTGCAGGCACAGGAAGCGGAAAGGAAAAAACTGGGCGAAGAGCTGCATGATAATATCAACCAGCTCCTGGGTGTTGTGAAATTATATGTGCAGCATGCGCAGGTGAACAAGGGCATGCAGCAGGAGCTGCTGGAAAAATGCTCCGAATACATCAAACAGGTGATCGAAGAGATCAGACAATTATCACGATCCCTCCTGCCTCCTGCCCTTCATGAAAACGGATTGCTCAGGAGTATCGATCAGCTGGTAGCGGCCATCGCGGTGGTGAATACCCTCCATATCGATCTGAAGAATGACGGCATAAAGGAAAGCGATCTCCCTGAACAGGTACAGCTGATGCTTTACCGCATCATTCAGGAACAGCTCAACAATATTCTGAAACATGCAGAGGCTGACCAGGTGAAAATACAATTGGAACAAAAGAACAAAACCGTTCACCTCAGCATTACGGATAATGGCAAAGGATTTGATCCGGATACAGTGATCTCCGGTATGGGACTGATGAATATCAGAAGCAGGCTGGAGCAGGTACATGGCACGATGCTGTTGCATGCAGCGCCGGATAACGGCTGCACACTGGCCGTGTCTTTCCATCTCTAA
- a CDS encoding ABC-F family ATP-binding cassette domain-containing protein — protein sequence MHYVSVEGLTKSYGIKPLFENISFHIEEGDKIALVARNGSGKSTLLRILSGVETADEGSVWISKEVTVALFEQEPEFNEGWSVLDNIFHHNHPVINAIKEYEALSEEEDPEKLSAAIVKMDEMGAWDFDAKVKQILGKLNIHHLNQPVGTLSGGQRKRVALAKTLIDIGFEHKHVLLIMDEPTNHLDVEMVEWLEHYLSQQHITLLLVTHDRYFLDAVCEEIWELDRSDLFVYKGDYENYLEKKAARQESEAASIDKARNTYRKELEWMRKQPKARTTKSKSRQDNFYEVEAKAKQRIEEQQLQLQMKMNRLGGKVIELKKVYKSYGDKVILKGFDYTFKKGERAGVVGKNGVGKSTFINILQGLEEADSGKVNIGETVIFGNYSQGGLLIKEDMRVIEFVKNIAESFPLASGGSLSAAQFLQLFLFPPEQQYTYISSLSGGEKRRLHLLSILFRNPNFLILDEPTNDLDLPTLAVLENFLSEFQGCLLIVSHDRYFMDRLVDHLFVFDGDGVVRDFPGNYTQYRLNKKEEEQKETAAPKAEQKQEKATKPEEKKRLSFKEKREFELLEKEIAALTKEKELVTEKLNSGSTPFDELQALSLRIGEIGDLLDEKELRWLELSEFE from the coding sequence ATGCATTATGTTTCAGTAGAAGGGCTTACCAAATCTTACGGTATCAAGCCTTTGTTCGAGAATATTTCCTTTCATATCGAAGAGGGCGACAAGATCGCGCTGGTGGCGCGCAATGGCAGTGGAAAATCAACCCTGCTGCGTATCCTTAGTGGCGTTGAGACCGCTGACGAAGGCTCTGTCTGGATCAGCAAGGAAGTGACCGTTGCCCTGTTTGAACAGGAACCTGAATTCAATGAAGGATGGAGTGTGCTGGATAATATCTTTCATCACAATCACCCCGTGATCAATGCCATCAAGGAATATGAAGCCCTCAGCGAAGAGGAAGACCCTGAGAAACTGAGTGCCGCCATCGTGAAGATGGATGAAATGGGCGCCTGGGACTTTGATGCAAAAGTGAAACAGATCCTCGGTAAACTCAATATACATCACCTCAATCAACCTGTGGGTACGCTCAGCGGCGGCCAGCGCAAAAGAGTGGCGCTCGCCAAAACGCTGATCGATATCGGCTTCGAGCACAAGCATGTGCTGCTGATCATGGATGAACCTACCAACCACCTTGACGTGGAAATGGTGGAATGGCTGGAACATTATCTCAGCCAGCAGCATATCACACTCCTGCTAGTGACGCACGACCGCTACTTCCTCGATGCCGTTTGTGAAGAGATCTGGGAACTGGACCGCAGCGATCTCTTCGTGTACAAAGGAGATTACGAGAATTATCTCGAGAAGAAAGCTGCCCGCCAGGAAAGCGAAGCCGCCAGTATCGACAAGGCTCGCAATACCTACCGCAAAGAGCTGGAATGGATGCGCAAACAGCCCAAGGCCCGCACCACCAAATCCAAAAGCAGGCAGGATAATTTCTATGAAGTGGAAGCAAAGGCCAAACAGCGCATCGAAGAGCAGCAGCTCCAGTTGCAGATGAAGATGAACCGGCTCGGTGGCAAAGTGATCGAATTGAAAAAAGTATACAAGAGCTACGGCGATAAAGTGATCCTCAAAGGATTCGATTATACTTTCAAAAAAGGAGAACGCGCAGGCGTGGTGGGAAAGAACGGTGTTGGTAAATCCACCTTCATCAATATCCTCCAGGGCCTCGAAGAAGCAGACAGCGGCAAAGTGAATATCGGGGAAACCGTGATCTTCGGCAACTATTCGCAGGGAGGTCTGCTGATCAAGGAAGATATGCGCGTGATCGAATTTGTGAAGAATATCGCAGAGAGTTTTCCGCTGGCCAGCGGCGGCTCCCTCAGTGCTGCACAGTTCCTGCAACTCTTCCTGTTCCCTCCGGAACAGCAATACACTTATATCTCAAGTTTGAGCGGAGGTGAGAAAAGAAGGCTGCACCTGTTGAGCATCCTTTTTCGCAATCCTAACTTCCTCATACTGGATGAACCTACCAACGACCTGGATCTGCCCACACTGGCAGTGCTGGAGAATTTTCTCAGCGAGTTCCAGGGTTGCCTGCTCATCGTTTCCCACGACCGTTATTTCATGGACAGACTGGTGGACCATCTCTTCGTATTCGATGGAGATGGCGTGGTGCGCGACTTCCCCGGCAATTACACACAGTATCGCCTGAACAAAAAAGAAGAAGAACAGAAAGAAACAGCCGCTCCGAAAGCAGAACAAAAACAGGAAAAAGCTACAAAGCCTGAAGAGAAAAAGCGACTCTCTTTCAAGGAAAAAAGAGAATTCGAGCTGCTGGAAAAAGAGATAGCGGCGCTTACCAAAGAAAAAGAACTTGTTACCGAAAAGCTCAATAGCGGCAGCACGCCATTTGATGAGCTGCAGGCATTGAGTCTTCGTATAGGCGAGATCGGGGATTTACTGGACGAGAAAGAGCTGCGATGGCTGGAGCTGAGTGAATTCGAGTAA
- a CDS encoding M28 family peptidase, with product MKSYLLLAFTGMSLAAVAQKPANPKPYAATITAAELKTHLYIVASKEMEGRETATEGQRKAAAYIQDHFQKLGLAPGNGSSYQQAFPVFRDKDGKTSIEVNGKDFTDIMGYGSANEATYYLSEVVFVGDGLTDSTHDSYKGLDVAGKAVLVMPGKPNTNYRRRITDPGSNFVENARLHGAAVVFYVSASTRGGRSFGGNMYTNAFKPTAGPNIFFVSDAVSKAIMGADNYKSDSAAVKNGNAQAKTYKAEVILQNKKTIERLESTNVLGVLEGTDKKDEYLFITAHYDHIGKHGDEINYGADDDGSGTVAILEMAEAFVKAKKEGKGPRRTIVFMCVSGEEKGLWGSEYYSENPIFPLDKTTADLNIDMIGRIDPSRKHGDSTNYVYVVGDDKLSSDLRPISESVNKKYTKLELDYKYNDPNDKERIYYRSDHYNFARKGVPVIFYFNGVHADYHRPTDTPDKIGYEMLAKRAQLVFYTAWEMANRNEMLKRDIPLPVMN from the coding sequence ATGAAATCATACTTACTACTTGCTTTCACGGGCATGTCGTTGGCTGCGGTTGCTCAAAAGCCCGCCAACCCGAAGCCCTATGCAGCTACAATCACTGCTGCTGAACTCAAAACGCATCTCTACATTGTAGCCTCCAAAGAAATGGAAGGACGGGAAACCGCCACGGAAGGGCAACGCAAAGCCGCTGCCTATATCCAGGACCATTTCCAAAAACTGGGCCTGGCGCCTGGTAATGGAAGCAGCTACCAGCAGGCATTTCCGGTTTTCCGTGATAAGGATGGAAAAACATCCATCGAAGTGAATGGAAAAGATTTTACAGATATCATGGGATATGGCAGCGCCAATGAAGCCACTTATTACCTCAGTGAAGTGGTATTTGTAGGCGATGGTCTTACAGACAGTACGCACGACAGTTACAAAGGACTGGACGTGGCAGGCAAAGCTGTGCTGGTGATGCCCGGCAAACCGAATACAAATTACCGTCGCCGTATAACCGATCCCGGCTCCAACTTCGTGGAGAATGCCCGCCTGCATGGTGCGGCTGTTGTGTTCTATGTTTCCGCTTCTACCAGGGGCGGCAGAAGCTTTGGTGGCAATATGTATACCAACGCTTTCAAGCCAACTGCAGGGCCGAACATATTCTTCGTTTCCGATGCAGTTAGCAAGGCCATTATGGGAGCCGATAACTACAAATCCGACAGCGCTGCCGTGAAAAACGGTAATGCACAAGCGAAAACCTACAAAGCTGAAGTGATCCTGCAAAACAAAAAAACGATCGAGCGCCTGGAAAGCACCAACGTGCTGGGGGTGCTGGAAGGAACTGATAAGAAAGATGAATACCTCTTCATCACTGCCCACTACGATCATATCGGCAAACATGGCGATGAGATCAACTATGGCGCGGATGATGATGGCTCCGGTACCGTGGCCATCCTGGAAATGGCTGAAGCTTTTGTGAAAGCGAAAAAAGAAGGGAAGGGCCCGCGCAGGACCATCGTGTTCATGTGTGTGTCCGGTGAAGAGAAAGGCCTCTGGGGCTCCGAATACTACAGCGAGAATCCCATCTTTCCTTTGGATAAAACAACTGCCGACCTCAATATCGATATGATCGGAAGGATCGATCCCAGCCGCAAACATGGGGACAGCACCAATTACGTGTATGTGGTAGGCGATGATAAGCTCAGCTCAGACCTGCGCCCCATCAGCGAATCCGTGAACAAGAAGTACACGAAGCTGGAGCTGGATTACAAATACAATGATCCGAACGACAAGGAACGTATCTATTATCGCAGTGACCACTACAATTTCGCACGTAAAGGTGTTCCTGTGATCTTCTATTTCAATGGTGTGCATGCAGACTATCACAGGCCAACCGATACGCCTGATAAGATCGGATATGAAATGCTGGCAAAAAGAGCACAGCTGGTATTTTACACGGCCTGGGAAATGGCCAACAGGAATGAAATGCTGAAGCGTGATATTCCTTTACCGGTAATGAATTGA